A section of the Bacillus carboniphilus genome encodes:
- a CDS encoding malate:quinone oxidoreductase encodes MSDRQTKTDVILIGAGIMSATLGALLKELVPEWNIKVFEKLAKPGEESSNEWNNAGTGHAALCELNYTNEKPDGSIDISKAIKINEQFQVSKQFWSYLVNRKLITNPQEFIKALPHMSLVQGESNVTFLKKRFEALSNNPLFQGMEYSDNPEKLEEWIPLIMNGRTSKDPIAATKIDSGTDVNFGALTRMLFDHLKNNKVEVHYKHSVKDIKRTSDGSWEVKVLDMDSGKMEHHTSKFVFIGGGGGSLPLLQKTGIPESKHIGGFPVSGLFMVCKNPKVIEQHHAKVYGKAKVGAPPMSVPHLDTRFINGKKALLFGPFAGFSPKFLKTGSNLDLIRSVKPNNILTMLAAGVKEMALTKYLIQQVLLSNEKRMEELREFIPNAKLEDWEIVVAGQRVQVIKDTEAGKGTLQFGTEVVSATDGSVAALLGASPGASTAVHVMLEVLEKCFPQHIKEWEPKIKEMIPSFGVSLSGNPDLFKDIDKSTSQTLGLSKKEPVNS; translated from the coding sequence ATGAGCGATAGACAAACAAAAACAGATGTTATCTTAATTGGTGCTGGTATTATGAGTGCAACATTAGGAGCACTCCTGAAGGAATTAGTACCAGAATGGAATATTAAAGTGTTTGAGAAGCTTGCAAAGCCCGGGGAAGAAAGCTCGAATGAATGGAATAATGCGGGGACGGGCCATGCTGCATTGTGTGAGCTTAACTACACAAATGAAAAACCAGACGGATCTATAGATATAAGTAAGGCGATTAAGATTAACGAGCAGTTTCAAGTCTCAAAGCAATTTTGGTCCTATCTTGTAAACCGTAAACTGATTACTAACCCGCAGGAATTTATTAAGGCATTGCCTCATATGAGCTTAGTACAAGGGGAATCAAATGTAACATTCTTAAAGAAACGTTTTGAAGCGCTTTCAAATAACCCATTATTTCAAGGGATGGAATACTCAGATAACCCCGAGAAACTAGAGGAATGGATTCCGCTTATTATGAATGGGAGAACTTCAAAAGACCCTATTGCGGCAACAAAAATTGATTCAGGAACGGATGTCAATTTTGGTGCTTTAACACGTATGTTGTTTGATCACTTAAAAAATAATAAAGTCGAGGTACACTACAAGCATAGTGTTAAGGATATTAAGCGGACTAGCGATGGTTCTTGGGAAGTCAAAGTTCTCGATATGGATAGCGGTAAAATGGAGCACCATACATCTAAATTTGTATTCATTGGCGGTGGAGGTGGAAGCCTACCTTTACTACAAAAAACCGGTATACCGGAGTCAAAACATATTGGAGGATTCCCGGTTAGCGGACTATTTATGGTTTGTAAGAATCCAAAAGTTATAGAGCAGCATCATGCAAAAGTGTATGGCAAAGCTAAAGTAGGTGCTCCTCCAATGTCTGTACCGCACCTTGATACAAGATTTATCAATGGCAAAAAGGCATTATTGTTTGGACCTTTTGCTGGCTTCTCACCCAAATTTTTAAAGACAGGGTCGAACCTTGATTTGATACGATCTGTAAAACCTAATAATATCCTTACGATGTTAGCGGCTGGCGTCAAAGAGATGGCACTGACTAAATATTTGATTCAGCAAGTGCTGTTGTCGAATGAAAAGCGTATGGAAGAGCTTCGTGAGTTTATTCCAAATGCTAAGCTGGAAGATTGGGAGATAGTAGTAGCTGGCCAACGAGTGCAAGTAATTAAAGATACAGAGGCTGGAAAAGGAACACTGCAATTTGGTACGGAGGTTGTTAGTGCCACTGATGGTTCAGTAGCTGCTCTGTTAGGTGCTTCTCCAGGTGCTTCAACTGCCGTTCATGTTATGTTAGAGGTACTAGAAAAGTGTTTCCCACAACATATCAAAGAGTGGGAGCCAAAAATTAAAGAAATGATTCCTTCCTTTGGAGTGTCACTCTCAGGGAATCCAGATTTATTCAAAGATATCGATAAATCAACCTCACAAACGCTGGGTCTTAGCAAAAAAGAACCGGTTAATAGTTAG
- a CDS encoding universal stress protein, giving the protein MNKTFSNILVAFDGSKDSREALKMSENLTKFSHARLTVIYVDESKPAATIPVDQPFSVQSAINGNDIINHPQSYVDPVHNPEESGMKHREYSDNTSGEILSIAKSSLSPTLTEVDYEILMGNPADEIYEYAQQNNVDLIIVGNRGVSGIKKLILGSVSSQISNQSPCPVLVVK; this is encoded by the coding sequence ATGAACAAAACTTTTTCAAACATATTAGTAGCTTTTGATGGGTCTAAAGATAGTAGAGAAGCTTTAAAAATGTCAGAGAATCTAACGAAATTTAGTCATGCGCGATTAACAGTTATTTATGTGGATGAGTCGAAACCGGCAGCTACCATCCCTGTAGATCAGCCCTTTTCTGTACAAAGTGCAATAAATGGGAATGATATTATTAACCATCCACAATCCTACGTAGACCCTGTTCATAATCCAGAAGAATCAGGCATGAAACATCGGGAATATAGTGATAACACATCTGGAGAAATTCTATCTATTGCTAAAAGTAGCCTTTCACCTACATTAACTGAAGTAGATTATGAAATCTTAATGGGTAATCCGGCGGATGAAATTTATGAGTATGCACAACAAAATAATGTAGATCTCATAATTGTCGGAAATAGAGGAGTCAGTGGCATTAAAAAGCTAATCCTCGGAAGTGTTAGTAGTCAAATTTCCAATCAATCACCGTGTCCAGTCTTAGTAGTTAAATAG